One genomic window of Armatimonadota bacterium includes the following:
- a CDS encoding ABC transporter permease, producing MSEEQPRHKGRPTDVAGEILHDVGDEFVAVVAMPGEITYAALIKFFEFIGDISTLLAHSLKFIFKGKMDVREMFNQMAIIGVASLPIVLITVAFSGAVLALYMSQIVVRWGMGSLTGAVVGISIAREIGPVLTSVVVAARAGSAIGAELGSMKVTEQIDALRSLAVSPVQYLVVPRLLAGILMLPVLTIFGDVVGIVGAYWVAVINGVAGGGFVSSLKAQVIPYDVMMGLLKTVFFGIVIVIVGSQQGLQTTGGATGVGKSTTNSVVISIVIIYILNFFLAYVMFGGKTAFL from the coding sequence ATGAGCGAGGAACAACCCAGACACAAAGGGCGACCGACAGACGTGGCAGGCGAAATACTCCACGACGTAGGTGATGAGTTTGTCGCTGTTGTCGCGATGCCGGGTGAGATCACCTATGCCGCTCTGATCAAGTTTTTTGAGTTCATAGGCGACATTTCAACCCTGCTGGCACACTCTCTCAAGTTTATATTCAAAGGCAAGATGGACGTCCGCGAGATGTTCAATCAAATGGCGATTATCGGAGTCGCATCCCTTCCTATCGTGCTCATCACAGTCGCTTTCTCCGGAGCAGTGCTGGCGCTGTATATGTCACAGATTGTTGTAAGATGGGGAATGGGCAGCCTCACAGGAGCAGTGGTCGGTATTTCGATTGCAAGGGAAATCGGGCCGGTGTTGACGTCGGTGGTAGTCGCGGCGAGAGCGGGAAGCGCTATCGGAGCGGAACTGGGCAGCATGAAGGTCACGGAACAGATAGACGCGCTGCGGTCTCTGGCTGTTAGTCCTGTGCAATATCTGGTTGTGCCCAGGCTTCTGGCTGGAATCCTTATGCTCCCGGTGCTTACAATCTTTGGAGATGTGGTCGGGATAGTCGGAGCATACTGGGTCGCAGTGATCAACGGCGTAGCAGGCGGCGGATTTGTCAGCAGCCTCAAAGCACAGGTAATTCCGTACGACGTAATGATGGGACTCCTGAAAACAGTGTTTTTTGGGATCGTGATAGTAATTGTCGGCTCGCAGCAGGGACTTCAGACCACAGGCGGAGCAACCGGAGTCGGCAAATCTACCACCAACTCGGTCGTTATATCTATAGTAATCATTTATATACTTAATTTCTTCCTGGCATATGTTATGTTCGGCGGGAAGACGGCATTCCTGTGA